GACACCTGTCTGCGCGGCCATGTACAACTCGCCGATGGGAATGGGCGTCGGTACGGCGCCCATCAGCTTGAAGGTTTCCATGAAGGCGGGCGTGGGCAGCACGCGCAGCTTCACGCCCTTGATATCGGCAAGCGACTGCGTGGGCTTCTTCGTGAACACGTTGCGCGCGCCGAAGGAATAGCCCCACGTAACGAGCGAGCAGCCCGCACGCTGCTGCAGCATGGCGTCGAATGATTTGCCGACGGTGCCGTCCAACGCGCGCCCGACATGGTCGAAGTTGTCGAACAGATAGCCGAGATCGAGCATGCCGAGCTCCGGCAGCACGGTCGCCCAGATCGACGAGCCGGCGACCATCATGTCGACCGCGCCGACCTTCACCTGCTGGACGACATCGCTTTCCTTGCCGAGCTGGTTGTTCGGGAAATAGTCGATCCGAATCTGGTCGCCGACGCTCGCCTTCAGGTTCGCGGCGAGGTTCTGATACCACACGTAATGCGCGGCGTTTTCGTTCGCCGGCATCGAGGATGACAGCCGCAACGTGGCCGTCGGCTGGGCGCGCGCGATCGCGGGAAAGCCCGCGCCAGCCGCCGCGAGCGAGGCCGCCGAGACCGTTTGAAGGAACCGTCGCCGGGAAATGGAATGCATGGTGTTGTCTCCTGGATGCCGCTCTGAGTGCGGGCGGGTATGTTCAGCGCGACACGACAGCGGCGGCGCGACTGTATCGATTTAGTGTATCGATACAGTAGATCGTCGAATCGCGAGATCAAATGGGCGTTTACCCGCGTTCGCGCCGTCCGCCCGTGACGCCGCGCGTGTTCGCGCACCGATCAGGCGGCGGCGACGCGGCGGTGAACTGGCGATTGGCGGCGTTCGCGCTGCGCCGGCGGCGGCGGTCGAAAATGCGCCCCGATCTCGTCGCCGATCGGCCCGCCGCGCGCGGATGACGTCATCGGCCGGTTGCGCCTAGACTGTCGCTTTCCGTTTGCGGCGAGCCGCGATGCTCGACCGCGAAACTCGAAGCCGAGTGCCGGTTCCAACGTCTTTCACGCAACGAAACGGAGGCAGCATGCCCTACGAGCTTTACTACTGGCCTGACATCCAGGGGCGCGGGGAATTCGTGCGGCTCGCGCTCGAGGCGGCCGACGCCGAATACGTGGACGTCGCGCGCGAATCGTCGCGCAAGGGCATGGGCGTGCCGGCGATGATGCGGCTGCTGGAGCGCGATGCCGTGGAACGCCTGCCGTTCGCGCCGCCGTTTCTCAAGGCGGGCGACCAGATCGTCGGGCAAACGGCCAACATCCTGCTGTTCCTCGGCGCGCGGCATCACCTCGCGCCGCGCGACGACGCGGGGCGGCTTTGGGTGCATCAGTTGCAGTTGACGGTGTCCGATCTCGTCGTCGAGGTTCACGATTCCCATCATCCGATCGCGAGCGGCCTGTATTACGAGGACCAGAAAGCGGAGGCCGCGATGCGCGCGGAGGATTTCGTCAAGCATCGGCTGCCGAAGTTTCTCGGCTATTTCGGCAAGGTGCTCGCGCACAATCCGCACAAGAGCGGCTATATGGCGGGCGACGCCCTGACGTATGTGGATCTGTCGATGTTCCAGCTGATCGAGGGCCTGCGCTACGCGTTTCCGAAGGCGATGGCGCGCCTCGAGAAGAAGCATGCCGGGCTGGTCGAGCTGCATGACAGGATCGCGCGGCATCCGCCGATCGCGCGCTATCTGGCGTCCGACCGGCGCATTCCGTTCAACGAGCAGGGGATATTCCGGCATTACAGCGAGCTGGACCGATGAGCGATGCGCGCCGTCGTCGCTCGGCGCGCATCCGCTGACGATCCGAGCCGTGTCGTTATGCCGCGCCGATGCGAACCGATGCGCGCACGCTCGCGAAAGCGCTGCGCCGCCGCGGGGGCGCGGCCGATGGGCGACGCATCCGCTCGACCGGTTCGCCTAGGGCGTGTTCACACTATCGAAGGGCTTCGATAATCAGGGCGAAGTTGATAAAGGCAATGAACATCAAGTCGAGTTTGTCGAAGCGCGAGAAGATGCGACGAAAACCCTTCAATCGACGGAACAGCCGCTCGACTTCGTTACGACGCTTGTACATTTCCCGGTCGTATTCCCAAGGCTCGACGCGCGTACTCAACGGAGGGACGACCGGGATGAAGCCGAGATCGAGCGCGAGTTGTCGGGTTTCGTTACCTTCGTACGCCTTGTCCATCAGCAGGTGCAGCGGCCGATTCGGCGGCCCCAGGCGTTCGAGCAGTGCACGTCCCTGCGGCGCATCGCCGGCTTGACCGGGCGACAGTGCGAACGTTATGGCTGTTCGAGCATCCGCGGCAACCATATGAATCTTGGTTGTCCATCCTCCGCGAGACTTGCCGATGGCTTGAGGTCCATTTTTTTTAACGCACCGGTGCCGTCAGGATGAACCTTCACGATCGTGCTATCCAGCGATACCGCTTCAATCCGAACGCGAATGATCTGCGCGCGCTGCAACTCCGTGAACACTCGGTCCAGTACACCGTTGCGAGACCAACGGTTCATGCGCGTGTAGATCGTGTGCCAGCGGCCGAAACGTGGTGGCAGGCCGCGCCATTTACATCCGTGCTCGGCCACATAAAGGATCGCGTTGAGCACTTGCAGGTTCGACAGGCTCACATTGCCACGCTGTCGCGGCAGGCAATGTTCGATCTGCTTGAATTGGGCTTCGGAGATTTCCATCTCCGAAGCATAACCTCAAACTAATGTAGTGTGAACACGCCCTAGGCGGCCGCGACGGCCACGGCGAGCGCCTCGGCACGGTCGCGCGGCGGGCAGCGGGTATTACCCGAAGCGTCGCGCCCGGCTATCATCTGATTCGGCGGCCGGGATCTTCCGGCGGCCGAACGATCCAGTTTCAATACGAGAGCAGCCCGCAGCGACATCACCTATGAACTCCACTCCCGACGCATTCCAACGCCCGGCCATTCGCGCCCTCACGCCGCTCGAAGCGCGCGTGCTCGGCGTATTGATCGAGAAGCAGCACACGGTGCCGGATACCTATCCGCTGTCGCTCAACGCGCTCACGGCCGGCTGCAATCAGAAGACCGCTCGCTCGCCGGTGATGAACGTGTCGGAGGCCGAGGTGCTCACGTCGATCGACGGCCTGAAGCGTCTCAGTCTCGCGTCGGAGGGCAGCAGCAGCCGCGTGCCGCGCTTCGAGCACAACATGAATCGCGTGCTCGGCATTCCGAGCCAGGCGGCCGCATTGCTGACGATGCTGTTGCTGCGCGGCCCGCAGACGGCCGCGGAGCTGCGCCTGAACACCGCGCGCCTGCACGGCTTCGCGGACATCTCGTCGGTCGAGGCGTTCCTTGACGAGCTCGCCGCGCGCGCGCCGGCCCTCGTCGTCAAGCTGCCGCGCGCGCCGGGCGAGCGCGAGAGCCGGTGGATGCATCTGCTGTGCGGCGACGTGGCCCTGGACGAGGCGCTCGCGCACGGCGTGCAGGAAGATGCGGTGCCGCCGTCGGAGTTCGAGGCGTTGAAGGCCGAGCAGAAGGCGTTGACGGCGGAGCTCGCGCGTCTGCGGGCGTTCGTCGAGTACATGGCGAACGAACTGGGGATCGACGCCGACAAGTTCACGCGCGAATCGTAAGCGTTTGAATTTCTCGCGAAGCGCGGGGCCGTCGCATCACGCGTTCGTGCCGGCCAGTTGACCTGCGGCGTCGGAACGGCGGAGCGCGTTGATGCGATGCCGGAAAAGCGCGTCGGCGTCCCACGCGCGCGCTTCTGAGGATCGGCGGCGCGATCCGGCGCACGGCTCGTCCTCGGGCGAGGGCGCGGTCCGGCGGGAGACGTTCGTTACTCGGACGAATTCGCACCTGCGCTCGACGGCCCGCGGTGCGCCGCCGCGCACGGCGCTCACGCGAAATACCGCGCCGGCGTCACCCCGAAGCAGCGCCGAAACATCGCGATGAACGCGCTCACGTTGTCGTAACCGAGATCGAGCGCGACGCGCGTCACGGGCGCGCCCGCCGCGAGCATCTCCAGCGCGCGCATCGCGCGGATGCGCTGCCGCCACACGGTGAAGCTCAAGCCCGTCTCGGCGACGAAGCGCCGGCTCATCGTGCGCGGCGAGACCCCCGCCCACCGCGCCCATTCGTCGAGCGTGCGGTTGTCGGCCGGCTCGTCGGCGAGCGCCCGTGCGATCCTCGCGAGCCGCGCATCCCGCGGCAGCGGCACGCCGAGCGGCTCGCGCGCCGCGCCGCGGATCTCGTCGACGATCACGCCAGCGATGCGCTCGCGCGCGGCGTCGCGCGGCGCGCCGTGTCGTGCGTCGGGCGGCACGTCGTTCCAGCTCG
The nucleotide sequence above comes from Burkholderia thailandensis E264. Encoded proteins:
- a CDS encoding YceH family protein, whose protein sequence is MNSTPDAFQRPAIRALTPLEARVLGVLIEKQHTVPDTYPLSLNALTAGCNQKTARSPVMNVSEAEVLTSIDGLKRLSLASEGSSSRVPRFEHNMNRVLGIPSQAAALLTMLLLRGPQTAAELRLNTARLHGFADISSVEAFLDELAARAPALVVKLPRAPGERESRWMHLLCGDVALDEALAHGVQEDAVPPSEFEALKAEQKALTAELARLRAFVEYMANELGIDADKFTRES
- a CDS encoding AraC family transcriptional regulator — protein: MPSPTPPAPPVVPPALTQSAGGPLLHAALLRSADVRVTRSHRHARGQLFGALAGLLSVDAAHHCWVVPATHAVWIPPDVAHAMRSHGPFSGWAVYVAPGACAGLPDAPCIVSMSPLLRAAVERAASWNDVPPDARHGAPRDAARERIAGVIVDEIRGAAREPLGVPLPRDARLARIARALADEPADNRTLDEWARWAGVSPRTMSRRFVAETGLSFTVWRQRIRAMRALEMLAAGAPVTRVALDLGYDNVSAFIAMFRRCFGVTPARYFA
- a CDS encoding IS5 family transposase (programmed frameshift), translating into MEISEAQFKQIEHCLPRQRGNVSLSNLQVLNAILYVAEHGCKWRGLPPRFGRWHTIYTRMNRWSRNGVLDRVFTELQRAQIIRVRIEAVSLDSTIVKVHPDGTGAFKKNGPQAIGKSRGGWTTKIHMVAADARTAITFALSPGQAGDAPQGRALLERLGPPNRPLHLLMDKAYEGNETRQLALDLGFIPVVPPLSTRVEPWEYDREMYKRRNEVERLFRRLKGFRRIFSRFDKLDLMFIAFINFALIIEALR
- a CDS encoding glutathione S-transferase, translated to MPYELYYWPDIQGRGEFVRLALEAADAEYVDVARESSRKGMGVPAMMRLLERDAVERLPFAPPFLKAGDQIVGQTANILLFLGARHHLAPRDDAGRLWVHQLQLTVSDLVVEVHDSHHPIASGLYYEDQKAEAAMRAEDFVKHRLPKFLGYFGKVLAHNPHKSGYMAGDALTYVDLSMFQLIEGLRYAFPKAMARLEKKHAGLVELHDRIARHPPIARYLASDRRIPFNEQGIFRHYSELDR
- a CDS encoding TRAP transporter substrate-binding protein, with the protein product MHSISRRRFLQTVSAASLAAAGAGFPAIARAQPTATLRLSSSMPANENAAHYVWYQNLAANLKASVGDQIRIDYFPNNQLGKESDVVQQVKVGAVDMMVAGSSIWATVLPELGMLDLGYLFDNFDHVGRALDGTVGKSFDAMLQQRAGCSLVTWGYSFGARNVFTKKPTQSLADIKGVKLRVLPTPAFMETFKLMGAVPTPIPIGELYMAAQTGVVDGFEHDCATVLAGKYDEVVKSCWQTQHAFSPLAVVMGRSALAKIPENLRPAFQKAAQDATAKQRAAAIQTAASAEQELRKRGMTFYPMSKTDRDTARGEMQSQLYASFSKQYPATAPLFTAIAATRG